The DNA sequence ATGATGAAGATGTGATTATTGATGATCAGTCTGCTCGTACTTATTCTCCTGACAGTATGATTATTGATGATGATGATGAGTAATCATTGATTGGCAAGGGGTTTAAACCCTTTGTTAGGAATTAGGAATTAGTGAGTAATTTAGTTGTTAGTTCGGGCTTCTAGCCCGATTTATGTAGATTTTGTCTATTGATAAAATTTTTTAGCTTCTTCTAGGGCGTGTCTGCAAATTATCAAATTAAGCTGTTGTATGTTTGGTGCTATACAATTACTTAACCTGAGTTTTGGTTAAGCAGATTGAGGTAAAATCCATTCTAAGGAAAGGTGGGGCTTTTTTGGTTGATGACAATATGCGATTAACCCACATAATATATTGACACAGAAATTTATTGGTGAACGATGACGAGAATGTTCTATTTGTGATATGTTTTTGAGCTGATCATTGATTGTTTCGACAATCGCTCGTTTCCGAGATAAAAGTTTGTCATGAAGTCTCATTAATTTGTTCTTCATATTGCGTCTGGGTTTAGCAAAAAACTCAATACCAAAATCTTTCAGTAGCTTTGTGGCTAATTTTTGTGAGACATAACCTCTATCACCAAAAACTTTTCCCCAAAGCTCTTTTAAAAGATCGACTACAGGTTTACGGTCATCGACATTACCTGGGGTTAAACTCATATTCACAATTTCCCCCAGTTCATTGACTACCAGATGGAGTTTAAAACCAAAAAACCAATCCACAGAGGTTTTGCCTCTTTGAGCTAAATTTTTAAATACTTTATGTTGGCGAATACGGCGATTATGACAAACTTGGATCTTAGTAGAATCAATAAAACTAATTCCGGTACAGTTACCAAAACAGTGCTTGAGGTAAACACACAAGGGAATAATCGTTGATGGAATCCATTGGACAAAACGTTGATAACTGGGAAGTTTGGGAAAAGCAGAAGTCCAATATTGTTGAACGTGATTAAGATAAAAATGTTTGAAATTACGGTAATGATTTTGGTGAAAAGCAATGAGAATAGTCATAATTTCACTTAAACAGAGACTTTTAGTACGAACACGTTGGACAGCACCATGAGAGATAAGTTTTTGTTGCCATTGAGGCTCAAATTGTTGGCAGAAATCATCGACATGACAAAATAAATAATCTAAATTAAACATAGGGCAGTAGTTAGTTGATGGTTTGTTATATTCAGCTTACTATCTGCCTGTTTTCTTATCCAAAACTGAGGTTACTTAGATTTTGAAATATGAAAAAGTCTTTGATAATTAGTGTAATATCTACGCTAATTAAAATTGCCCATGCTTTTAGGCCCTTCATTACTGTAGAAGTTACGCTAACCAGTTTTTTTTGATAAAGTTTAGGGCGTGTCTGCAAAATCAGCAACTTGTATCAAGGGAAATCCAATTTCATATAATCCGTTATCTCTTTCCATTAAGAAATGATATTGATGTTGTAAATCTTCATCATCGGCTAATTTGAGAAAAGGGCGATTTTTACTTTTTAAGGTGATAATAGACTCGGATTTAAACGAGTGAATTTTATTGTCTAAATAATCAGCAATACTGGAATAATAAAACATTGTAGTGAATAGTTAATAGTTAATAGTTAATAGTTAATAATGATTAGTAAATTTGGAAGAATTAAATTTCCTTAGTCGCTTTAGCCGACTTTTGCTATTAGCCTCGTCAATTTATTGCGAGGCGGTTTATTGCTTTAAATCATTACCCTACAAACAAATAACCTAATCGTTAATTGTTTCCTGATAAACCATCCCCTTCCATTGAAACTGCCCGTATTGCCCATTTCGTGCCACCTCAAAAGCCTGTTTTAAAGACTCATCCCCCAATTCATCGATGATTCTTTTCAACTCGTCTAACTGGGGTTTAACATTGCTATCCTCTACCATCAAACCCCTTAACTTCGGTAATAATTTTTGTCCAAATTGATCTGCGATCGCGCAGCGCCACGGAGTGATCGCGCTTTTTCTGATATTATCGTCTTGTAGAGCATTAGGATAGTTTACCACATATTTTGCGATCGCCTGATAAACTCGGTGAGCAAAAGGTCTTCCCAAAGCCTCCATAATGTGATTAACTCGATTAACATAGTCCTTAACACTATCTAAAACACTGCTACCATCTTGGGGTTGTTGACACCAACTGTTAAAAGTTTCCCAAGATAAATATTCTTCGGGAATCTCTACCTTCTGCTTAACTCCCCTTAACTTCAATTCGGGAGGTTTGCCAAAAGTCAATACATTTGCCCTATCTAATACCTTATCCGAGAGAGATTGAGTAGTTTCGTCTTCATTCATTGTGCCAACAAATAAAAATTGTTCAGGAATTTTAACCCATTTTTCTTCTGTGGGTAACTTTAAACTACCTGCTTCAATTTCTAAAAAAGTATCCTTATTTCTTCTACTTTCTAATTTAGATAAAAAGTCACTAAAATAATATTCGACTCTTGCCAAATTCATCTCATCTAGCAAAACTAAAACCATGCGATTTTTTAAGTCATTTTGCCTTTTATGTTGATAGAGATAACGCATTAACTCAGTAGGTTTATATTTCTTTTCAATATAGTTAAAAAACCCTTGTAAATCTTGGGGAGAATCCCAACGGGGTTGCACTGGTAACATCACCAAAGGCGCACCAATAAACTCACAATAGGCTTGGGGTAACTCACTTTTTCCCGTGCCACTAATTCCTGCTAAAATAACTAAAGCTGAAATATCTTGCACCTTTAAAGAGGTATGAAAGGCATTAATCACTCTGTCAGAAAAAGTCAAGCCTTTTGCTTTTAAATAAACCTTAAATTCTGTTAAAAAGTCAGACTCATTGGCAAAATATCTCATCTGTTTTGCTTTTACTTCTACGGGAATCTTTAAGGCTTGGAAAGCATAGTCAACACTATTTTTTATCTCCTCTAAGTCTTCTTTTAGTCTTTTAATTTCCTCTTGCAATTCTCTAGTTATAGCTTCTTTTCTTTTTATCTCTACTTCTCTTAAATGAATCTCATTTTCTAGCAGTTGTTTTTCTGTATCTAAAGATTGTATTTTGCGTTTTAAAGCACTTAAACTATCTCTTTTGATTCTAAATTTTGCATCTAATTCATCTAATTCTCTCCTTAATAAATCAACTTGTTGAGCCTTCGTTTCAATAGTTTGAATTTCTTGTAAAATTCTATCTCTTTCTGATTGTAAACGAGGAATTTCTAATGCTAAAGTTTCCTGTTGATTTTCTAAAGTTTCGTATTCATTTTTTAAGGCATCATAGCTACTTCTAAAAATTTCTAATTCACCAATTTGTTGATTGAGATTTTCTAGCTTATCGTTTAAGTTTGCTAATTCATTTTGTTTTTGCTCAAATTCTTCTTTTATGTTATTTAACTTTATTTCATATTTTTCGTTTTCATTAATATTATCTTGAATTATCTCTTTTTGATGATTGAGATTATTAATGTCATCTAAGATTTGATTTTGCTTATTTTCTAAAATGCTATATTCTTCTTTCAAAGCATTATAATTTATATTAAATGTTTCTAATTCTTCTCTTTTTCGCTTCAGATTTTCTATTTGATTATTTAATTCTTCTAGTTGATAGTTTTTATGTTCAAATTCTTCTTGAACATTATTTAATCTCACTTTATATTTTTCCTGTTGATTAATTTTGTCTTGAATAACTGTTTTAGTGTTATTAAGAATCTCAATATTTTCTAATATGTCATTCTTTTCATTTTCCAATATTGTATATTTTTCTTTTAAACCCTCATAATTAATTTTAGTAATTTCTAAATTCTCTTTACTTTTCTTTAATTTATCTATAGTTTTCATTAAATCATTTAATTTTGCTTGTTTTTGTAAAAACTGGCTTGATACAACAGATAAATTATCTTTTTGGTTTTCTCTCTCTTTTATTTGCTCTTTTATAGTGTTTAATTCTGCTGTCAATTCATTAATTTCTGTTTTTAATGCTTTATTTTTTTCTATCCTTATTTCTAATTCTTCTAAATTAAAATTTTCTTGTTTAATAGCAATAATTCTTCTTTCTAAATCTTGTTTTTCTTCCTCCAAATTGCTAATTTTTGTTATCAACAATTCTTGCTGTTGCTGTAAATAGTCTAATTCACCATTAATTTTTAACGCCTTTTGTAATCTATTCTTTTCAGCTTCTAAAGTTTCTATTTCTTGAATTGCTATACTGCGACGACTATTAACTAAAGCAGTCGAAGCATAACCCCCCATTGTTGCGGTTGTTAAACCCATAAAAGTTTGTAAAGCATTTCCTCCCGTAACGTTAATAATACCTGCCACTAAAACACCTGTCACTGCGGGTAAAGATTGAGAAATAAACTGAGGTGATTTTTTCATAGATTTAATCTTCGTCATATCTTATATAAGTAATCTTAATATCGAATATTAAAGAGGGTAAACGTCTTTATGATTTTTAACATCTCATTCTTGTTAGACATTGGCACAATAATAAAGATGTTCTAATTAGGTTGATTATTTTCCTCTCCTATTACTTATCAGTGTCGATTTTCGTTTTTATGCAGTTTTCTGTCACAAAATCCCACAGTAAAATACCCAACCTTCTTTGGGGAAAAGAAATTGATTTGTAGAAAAAGTTAAGAGAGAATTAACAAATAAAACTACAATGATGGTGATAGATATTTAAGTTGACGCAATTTAGTTGTAATCAGTGACACAAACTCAAAAGTATATTCACAAAACGATATTAAGTAATGGTATTACCCTAGTGGTAACAGAAAATCCAACCACAGATATTATTGCAGGAAAAATTTTTTGTCGTCAGGCAGGTAGTTTATGGGAAGCCAAACATCAGGCTGGATTATTTCATCTTTTAGCTAGTGTCATGGCTAAGGGCACTCGGAATTTATCTTCTTTGGAAATTGCGGAGAAGGTAGAGTATATTGGAGCGGCACTAGGCACGGATACTTCTAGTGATTATTTTTTAGTCAGTATGAAGACTATTACAGAGGATTTTCCTGAAATTATGGCTTTAGCCTCTGAAATTCTCCGTTTTCCTTCTTTTCCTCTGGATGAGATTGCTCTGGAAAAGAATATTACAATACAAAATATTTTGTCTCAGAAAGAACAACCTTTTAATGTGGCTTTTTCCCAATTACGTCAGATGATTTATGGGCAACATCCCTATGGTTTTTCTCTTTTGGGAACAGAAGAAACGGTAGCAAATTTGACTCAGGAGGATTTAAGATTTTATCATCAACAACATTTTAGACCAGATCGTTTAGTTATCAGTCTAGCAGGAAATATTGACTTAAATAGTGCGGTGGAGGTTGTGGAAAAAGTTTTTGGTGATTGGTTTCCCCCTGAAGATGCCCTTATCAAGATTGATTCCCTTGAGCAAAGAGAGTTATTATCACCCAAGGCTCTATCACTTCGTGGCGCTGCGCGATCGCATCATATCTTCCAAGACACTCAACAGTCTATTATTATGATGGGTTATCTTGTGCCAGAAATGACACACCCCGATTATCCCGTGTTAAAGTTATTAACTACTTACTTAGGAAACGGGCTTTCTAGCCGTTTGTTTGTGGAGTTAAGGGAAAAAAGGGGTTTAGCTTATGATGTTTCGGCTTTTTATCCTACTAGGGTTGATAAATCTCAATTTGTAGTCTATATGGGTACTGCTCCTCACAATGCAGACATTGCTCAAGAAGGCTTATACAATGAAGTTCAAAGATTGAGAGAAAATCCCCTCACCACAGAAGAAATCCAAACGGCAAAAAACAAACTATTGGGGCAATATGCTTTAAGTAAACAAACCAATGGAGAGTTTGCCCAAGTTTTTGGTTGGTATGAAACTTTAGGCTTAGGGATTGAATATGACAGTATTTTCCCTCAAAAAATTAGTAGTGTAACCATTGAAGATATACAAAGAGTCGCTCAAGAATATTTACAAGATCAATTTTTGTGTGTTTCTAAAGTAGGTCCTAAATAATTAGGAGATTAGGTTGTTAGGGTATTGGGAAGAAATTAACTATTGATTATTCATAATTAACTATTTATAGATGAAACATATTTTCGCTGACTATTATCCGCTTCACTTTATAACAACTTCACCAGAAAAAATCGAACAATTAGAATATTTAAAGAAAGTAACTCAAGGATTTTTATGGCTACCAAAAAAGATACATAATCAAAATTTATCAGCTAATTTTTATGATTCCTCTTTAAGAGAACATTTAGTAAATATTTGGTCGAATAGTAAATGTATTGTTTTTTGTTTAACATTGGGTGCTGTTACTCGTTTAATTGCTCCTTTATTAACTAATAAAAAAACTGATCCTGCTATTATCGTAATTGATCCAGCTTTTGAATATGTTATTTGTTTAACAGGAGAACATCAACACCAAGGTGATAAATTAACAGAATTATTGGCAGAATTATTATCTGCAAAAGCAATTATAACCAGTGCTTCTTCCAATCTTAATTTACCTGCGATCGATTCTTTTGGTTATACTTTTGGTTGGGAAAAAGGGGAAGGAGATTGGACAAAAGTTAGTGCGAATATTACTCATAATAAGCCTACTTTAATTAAACAAGAATCGGGATTAAATTGGTGGTATCAAAATCTGCCCATAAATCATCCTTTTACTTTTACAAAAACAGAAAAAAAAGCTCAAGCAATGGTTTATATTGGAGTTAACAAAGCCCCAAAAGTTGATATTCCCGTTGTCAGTTGGCATCCAAGAGGGCTATGGGTTGGCATTGGGTGTGAAAGAGATACTTCCCCCATACTCATTGAAAACGCTGTTAACTCTATTTTGGCTCAATATAATTTAGCAAGAAATGCGATCGCATCTTTAGCTACTATTAATCTGAAAGCTGATGAAGTAGGTATTTTAGAGTTAGCCCAAAAATGGCAATTACCGTTAAAAACCTTTACATCCGAGGAATTAAATTTAGTTGATGTACCTAATCCTTCTAGTATTGTCGAGCATGAAGTAGGAACAAAAAGCGTGGCGGAGGCTTCTGCTTTAAAAGCGGCTTCTATGTCAAATTTACCTGAAAATAATTCATTACCTAGCCTCATCGCCCCAAAACAAATTTTTAAACAAGAGGGCTTAAAAGGTGCAGTAACAGTGGCTATTGCTCTTTCCAATTTAGAGTATAATCCTCGTCAGGGTAAATTATATCTCATTGGCACAGGACCAGGTGCGATCGAATATCTCACTACGGCGGCAAAAACAGCCCTCAGAGATGCTGAAATTATTATCGGCTATGGTTTATATATTGATTTAATCAAACCTCTGTTGCACCCCTCACAAATTATTGAAACTTCAAATATTACTCAAGAAAAACAAAGAGCAGAAAGAGCGATCTCCTTATCTCAATGGGGGTTAAAGGTAGCGGTAATTTCTTCAGGAGATTGCGGAATTTACGGCATGGCGGGGTTGGTTTTAGAAATTTTGGCAAATCAAAACTGGGATGGAAAACAGACCCCTGTACAGGTCTTTTCTGGCATAACCGCAATGCAGAGCGTGGCGGCAAAAATTGGATCGCCCTTGATGCACGACTTTTGTGCCATTAGTTTAAGTGACTTACTTACTCCTTGGGATGTGATTGAAAAACGTCTTCACGCCGCCGCTACAGGAGATTTTATCACCGCTATTTATAATCCTCGCTCTCAAACTCGTCAACAGCAAATTATCACTGCCCAAAATATATTTTTACAATATCGCTCAGGGAATACCCCAGTTGCGATCGCACGTTCAGTAACAAGAGAAGATGAAAGTATAATTCTGACAACCCTAGAGGAAATGTTAAACCATCCTATTGATATGTTAACGACAGTGTTAATTGGGAATAGTAGTACAAAAAGATACCATGACTTATTGATTACTCCCAGAGGATATTTAGGGCAAAGTTAAAAGGGCAAAGTTAAAAGGGCAAGGGGCAAAGGTAAATAGTGTTGGGGTGAATAATTAAAAACTCCGAACACTCCGTTCACGACTAAAAGAAGTGTACGAGCGTAGCGAATTCTCCGAACTCCGAACTCCGAACTCCGAACCCCGAACTCATCACTTGTTTCCCCTTAATACCCTAATACCCCAATCTTCCAACACCCTGACACCTCTTTCTGATAAAATCTTAATGAAATTTAAAAATATGTAAATAAAATTAATAATCAATGAAAATATTAGTAATTGGAGCAACAGGGACTTTAGGCAGACAAATAGTCCGTCATGCTATAGATCAAGATTATTCTGTGCGTTGTTTAGTGAGAAATCGTGGCAAAGCCGGATTTTTAAAGGAATGGGGGGCAGAATTAGTTAAAGGGGATATATGTGAATTTAAGAGCATTGAGTCAGCATTAGAAGGGGTTGATGCGGTAATTGATGCGTCAACAGCAAGGGCTACTGATTCTTTAACTATCAGACAAGTTGATTGGGAAGGAAAAGTAAATTTAATTCAAGCCTGTGCCAAAGCAAATATTAAGCGTTATATCTTTTTCTCTTTGCTAAACGCTGAGAAATTTGAAGATGTACCATTAATGAATATTAAGCACTGTACAGAGTTATTTTTACAAGAATCTGGATTAGACTACACTATTTTTAAAATAGGTGGCTTTATGCAAGGTTTAATTGGTCAATATGGTATTCCTATCCTTGATAATCAGCCTGTGTGGGTAAGCGGAGAAAATACTCCCATTGCTTATATGAATACTCAAGACATGGCGAAATTTGTCGTTAAAGCCCTAGAAAATCCTGAAACAGTCAAAAAAACTTATCCATTAGTAGGTAGTCGTGCTTGGACTGGGGATGAGATAATTCAATTATGTGAACGTTTATCAGGAAAAACCGCTAAAATTTCCCGTATTCCTCTTGGCTTACTCCGTTTTCTACGGGGCTTTACTCGTTGGTTTAAGTGGACAAGAAATGCCTCTGATAGATTAGCTTTTGCTGAGGTTTTAGCCAGTGGTATTGCCTTAGATGCTCCTATGGATGAGGTTTATGAAACCTTTAAAATTGACCCTCAAGAAATTACTACTTTGGAGGCTTATTTACAAGAATACTTCGATCGCATCATGAAGAAAATTCGAGAAATCGATTATGAAAAAAGCAAAATGAAAAAACGGAAGAAAAATAGCTTTTTCAAATAATGTCTTGATTTAACTTTATTCAGGGTATTAGGGAATGGGAAATAGTTGATACAATTGAAGTTGTTATAATGAACACAACCCACAATAGTCAATTATCTATCTTAACAATAGAAACTATATATAATTGTCAATATTTATTATAATTACTAATTATTAATTCCTCATTGCTAGTTAACTATGACTCTTACTTATAAAAAAACTATCGCCGATGAAGTTCGTCAAGACTTCCCTATTCTCCATCAAAAAATTCACGATAAACCCTTAATTTACTTTGATAATGCCGCAACATCTCAAAAACCGAGAGCGGTAATAGAAGCCTTAAGACATTACTATGAGTATGATAATGCCAATGTCCATCGTGGAGCACATACTCTAAGTGCAAGGGCAACAGATGCCTATGAAGGTGCAAGAGATAAGATAGCTAAGTTTATTAATGCTAAGAGTCGCAATGAAATTGTCTATACTCGGAATGCTAGTGAAGCAATTAATTTAGTTGCCTATAGTTGGGGTTTAGCACATCTCAAAGCAGGAGATGAGATTATTTTATCGGTCATGGAACACCATAGTAATATTGTTCCTTGGCAAATTATCGCTCAAAAAACAGGTGCAATTCTCAAGTTTGTGGAGTTAACCCCTTCCCAAGAATTTGATTTTAATCATTATCAGTCACTGCTTTCAGAAAAAACCAAATTAGTTTCCCTTGTTCATGTTTCCAACACATTGGGTTGCATCAATCCCGTAACCGAAATTATTACATCCGCCAGAGAAAAAGGGGCAAAAATACTTATTGATGCTTGTCAGAGTTTACCCCATTTACCCATTGACGTTCAAGGAATGGACTGTGATTGGTTAGTTGGTTCTGGACATAAAATGTGTGCTACTACTGGTATTGGGTTTTTATACGGCAAAGAGGAATTATTAGAAGC is a window from the Cyanobacterium sp. Dongsha4 genome containing:
- a CDS encoding AAA family ATPase encodes the protein MKKSPQFISQSLPAVTGVLVAGIINVTGGNALQTFMGLTTATMGGYASTALVNSRRSIAIQEIETLEAEKNRLQKALKINGELDYLQQQQELLITKISNLEEEKQDLERRIIAIKQENFNLEELEIRIEKNKALKTEINELTAELNTIKEQIKERENQKDNLSVVSSQFLQKQAKLNDLMKTIDKLKKSKENLEITKINYEGLKEKYTILENEKNDILENIEILNNTKTVIQDKINQQEKYKVRLNNVQEEFEHKNYQLEELNNQIENLKRKREELETFNINYNALKEEYSILENKQNQILDDINNLNHQKEIIQDNINENEKYEIKLNNIKEEFEQKQNELANLNDKLENLNQQIGELEIFRSSYDALKNEYETLENQQETLALEIPRLQSERDRILQEIQTIETKAQQVDLLRRELDELDAKFRIKRDSLSALKRKIQSLDTEKQLLENEIHLREVEIKRKEAITRELQEEIKRLKEDLEEIKNSVDYAFQALKIPVEVKAKQMRYFANESDFLTEFKVYLKAKGLTFSDRVINAFHTSLKVQDISALVILAGISGTGKSELPQAYCEFIGAPLVMLPVQPRWDSPQDLQGFFNYIEKKYKPTELMRYLYQHKRQNDLKNRMVLVLLDEMNLARVEYYFSDFLSKLESRRNKDTFLEIEAGSLKLPTEEKWVKIPEQFLFVGTMNEDETTQSLSDKVLDRANVLTFGKPPELKLRGVKQKVEIPEEYLSWETFNSWCQQPQDGSSVLDSVKDYVNRVNHIMEALGRPFAHRVYQAIAKYVVNYPNALQDDNIRKSAITPWRCAIADQFGQKLLPKLRGLMVEDSNVKPQLDELKRIIDELGDESLKQAFEVARNGQYGQFQWKGMVYQETIND
- a CDS encoding pitrilysin family protein encodes the protein MTQTQKYIHKTILSNGITLVVTENPTTDIIAGKIFCRQAGSLWEAKHQAGLFHLLASVMAKGTRNLSSLEIAEKVEYIGAALGTDTSSDYFLVSMKTITEDFPEIMALASEILRFPSFPLDEIALEKNITIQNILSQKEQPFNVAFSQLRQMIYGQHPYGFSLLGTEETVANLTQEDLRFYHQQHFRPDRLVISLAGNIDLNSAVEVVEKVFGDWFPPEDALIKIDSLEQRELLSPKALSLRGAARSHHIFQDTQQSIIMMGYLVPEMTHPDYPVLKLLTTYLGNGLSSRLFVELREKRGLAYDVSAFYPTRVDKSQFVVYMGTAPHNADIAQEGLYNEVQRLRENPLTTEEIQTAKNKLLGQYALSKQTNGEFAQVFGWYETLGLGIEYDSIFPQKISSVTIEDIQRVAQEYLQDQFLCVSKVGPK
- a CDS encoding IS982 family transposase — translated: MFNLDYLFCHVDDFCQQFEPQWQQKLISHGAVQRVRTKSLCLSEIMTILIAFHQNHYRNFKHFYLNHVQQYWTSAFPKLPSYQRFVQWIPSTIIPLCVYLKHCFGNCTGISFIDSTKIQVCHNRRIRQHKVFKNLAQRGKTSVDWFFGFKLHLVVNELGEIVNMSLTPGNVDDRKPVVDLLKELWGKVFGDRGYVSQKLATKLLKDFGIEFFAKPRRNMKNKLMRLHDKLLSRKRAIVETINDQLKNISQIEHSRHRSPINFCVNILCGLIAYCHQPKKPHLSLEWILPQSA
- a CDS encoding SDR family oxidoreductase, with the translated sequence MKILVIGATGTLGRQIVRHAIDQDYSVRCLVRNRGKAGFLKEWGAELVKGDICEFKSIESALEGVDAVIDASTARATDSLTIRQVDWEGKVNLIQACAKANIKRYIFFSLLNAEKFEDVPLMNIKHCTELFLQESGLDYTIFKIGGFMQGLIGQYGIPILDNQPVWVSGENTPIAYMNTQDMAKFVVKALENPETVKKTYPLVGSRAWTGDEIIQLCERLSGKTAKISRIPLGLLRFLRGFTRWFKWTRNASDRLAFAEVLASGIALDAPMDEVYETFKIDPQEITTLEAYLQEYFDRIMKKIREIDYEKSKMKKRKKNSFFK
- the cobJ gene encoding precorrin-3B C(17)-methyltransferase — protein: MKHIFADYYPLHFITTSPEKIEQLEYLKKVTQGFLWLPKKIHNQNLSANFYDSSLREHLVNIWSNSKCIVFCLTLGAVTRLIAPLLTNKKTDPAIIVIDPAFEYVICLTGEHQHQGDKLTELLAELLSAKAIITSASSNLNLPAIDSFGYTFGWEKGEGDWTKVSANITHNKPTLIKQESGLNWWYQNLPINHPFTFTKTEKKAQAMVYIGVNKAPKVDIPVVSWHPRGLWVGIGCERDTSPILIENAVNSILAQYNLARNAIASLATINLKADEVGILELAQKWQLPLKTFTSEELNLVDVPNPSSIVEHEVGTKSVAEASALKAASMSNLPENNSLPSLIAPKQIFKQEGLKGAVTVAIALSNLEYNPRQGKLYLIGTGPGAIEYLTTAAKTALRDAEIIIGYGLYIDLIKPLLHPSQIIETSNITQEKQRAERAISLSQWGLKVAVISSGDCGIYGMAGLVLEILANQNWDGKQTPVQVFSGITAMQSVAAKIGSPLMHDFCAISLSDLLTPWDVIEKRLHAAATGDFITAIYNPRSQTRQQQIITAQNIFLQYRSGNTPVAIARSVTREDESIILTTLEEMLNHPIDMLTTVLIGNSSTKRYHDLLITPRGYLGQS
- a CDS encoding SufS family cysteine desulfurase — encoded protein: MTLTYKKTIADEVRQDFPILHQKIHDKPLIYFDNAATSQKPRAVIEALRHYYEYDNANVHRGAHTLSARATDAYEGARDKIAKFINAKSRNEIVYTRNASEAINLVAYSWGLAHLKAGDEIILSVMEHHSNIVPWQIIAQKTGAILKFVELTPSQEFDFNHYQSLLSEKTKLVSLVHVSNTLGCINPVTEIITSAREKGAKILIDACQSLPHLPIDVQGMDCDWLVGSGHKMCATTGIGFLYGKEELLEAMPPFLGGGEMIADVFLDHFTCGELPHKFEAGTPAIGEAIAFGTAIDYLSNIGMENIHQYEEELTAYLFQQLNEIPNLTIYGNQPTTEGKGRAALAAFNVKDIHGSDLSTLLDHEGIAIRSGHHCTQPLHRYLNISGSARASLYFYNTFAEIDAFIVALKETIDFFTQMN